In Gossypium arboreum isolate Shixiya-1 chromosome 6, ASM2569848v2, whole genome shotgun sequence, the following are encoded in one genomic region:
- the LOC108452265 gene encoding putative cyclin-D6-1 isoform X1, which produces MDCFDLENPFTSLDNQESDIISALFSSESDHMPSHNYFLSLKSNDLFVSFRQEAISLILRAQYSCNIDPYTTYLATNYMDRFVSRQEIPQGNPWVLRLLVIATISLASKMKEQHFSSSNFQRDEGLIFDAPAIQRMELLILDALNWRMRSVTPLSFICFFISLFELKDPPLRQALKDRATNIIFQACNEIKLLEFKPSIIAASALLMASHELFPLQFPSFETSILSYRHVNKENQLKCFNAMQEMVANETSDSIIETVSSSSTTTPMSVLDCHCERSSSSMAAIAVPEKREQRKRQKLNGFCSESNRVKISQIQPCG; this is translated from the exons ATGGATTGCTTTGATCTTGAGAACCCATTCACCAGCTTGGACAATCAAGAATCTGATATAATCTCAGCTCTCTTCTCTTCAGAATCTGATCACATGCCTTCCCACAACTACTTTCTAAGTTTAAAGAGCAATGACTTGTTTGTTTCTTTTCGACAGGAAGCCATTTCTCTCATTTTGAGG GCACAGTATTCATGTAACATTGATCCTTACACAACATACCTGGCTACTAACTACATGGACCGGTTCGTCTCCAGGCAAGAAATTCCT CAAGGTAATCCATGGGTGTTGAGGCTTCTTGTGATCGCTACCATTTCTTTGGCTTCAAAGATGAAGGAACAACACTTCTCTTCCTCCAATTTCCAG AGAGACGAAGGGCTCATCTTTGATGCCCCCGCAATTCAACGAATGGAGCTTCTGATACTTGATGCCTTGAATTGGAGAATGAGATCAGTAACACCCTTGTCGTTTATCTGCTTCTTCATATCTTTGTTTGAACTTAAAGATCCACCTTTGAGACAAGCATTGAAAGATAGAGCAACAAACATAATCTTCCAAGCTTGTAATG AAATCAAACTGCTAGAGTTCAAACCATCAATAATTGCAGCATCAGCTCTTCTTATGGCATCCCATGAGCTATTCCCTTTGCAGTTTCCATCTTTTGAAACCTCGATTTTGAGCTATCGACATGTTAATAAA GAGAATCAGTTGAAATGCTTTAATGCAATGCAAGAGATGGTGGCTAATGAAACTAGCGATTCAATTATTGAAACGGTGTCAAGCTCAAGTACAACAACTCCAATGAGTGTTTTAGACTGCCATTGTGAGAGAAGCAGTAGCAGCATGGCAGCCATTGCAGTGCCTGAAAAGAGAGAGCAAAGGAAGCGTCAGAAATTGAATGGTTTTTGCAGTGAAAGTAACAGGGTGAAGATTTCCCAGATTCAACCATGTGGTTAA
- the LOC108452265 gene encoding putative cyclin-D6-1 isoform X2 → MDRFVSRQEIPQGNPWVLRLLVIATISLASKMKEQHFSSSNFQRDEGLIFDAPAIQRMELLILDALNWRMRSVTPLSFICFFISLFELKDPPLRQALKDRATNIIFQACNEIKLLEFKPSIIAASALLMASHELFPLQFPSFETSILSYRHVNKENQLKCFNAMQEMVANETSDSIIETVSSSSTTTPMSVLDCHCERSSSSMAAIAVPEKREQRKRQKLNGFCSESNRVKISQIQPCG, encoded by the exons ATGGACCGGTTCGTCTCCAGGCAAGAAATTCCT CAAGGTAATCCATGGGTGTTGAGGCTTCTTGTGATCGCTACCATTTCTTTGGCTTCAAAGATGAAGGAACAACACTTCTCTTCCTCCAATTTCCAG AGAGACGAAGGGCTCATCTTTGATGCCCCCGCAATTCAACGAATGGAGCTTCTGATACTTGATGCCTTGAATTGGAGAATGAGATCAGTAACACCCTTGTCGTTTATCTGCTTCTTCATATCTTTGTTTGAACTTAAAGATCCACCTTTGAGACAAGCATTGAAAGATAGAGCAACAAACATAATCTTCCAAGCTTGTAATG AAATCAAACTGCTAGAGTTCAAACCATCAATAATTGCAGCATCAGCTCTTCTTATGGCATCCCATGAGCTATTCCCTTTGCAGTTTCCATCTTTTGAAACCTCGATTTTGAGCTATCGACATGTTAATAAA GAGAATCAGTTGAAATGCTTTAATGCAATGCAAGAGATGGTGGCTAATGAAACTAGCGATTCAATTATTGAAACGGTGTCAAGCTCAAGTACAACAACTCCAATGAGTGTTTTAGACTGCCATTGTGAGAGAAGCAGTAGCAGCATGGCAGCCATTGCAGTGCCTGAAAAGAGAGAGCAAAGGAAGCGTCAGAAATTGAATGGTTTTTGCAGTGAAAGTAACAGGGTGAAGATTTCCCAGATTCAACCATGTGGTTAA